Proteins from a single region of Fibrobacter sp. UWB5:
- a CDS encoding bifunctional oligoribonuclease/PAP phosphatase NrnA, whose amino-acid sequence MRIDEFLSEAKTVAIFGHVRPDGDCVGSTTGIYNYIKDNYPTIQADLFLENFPDSYKILRGANDARSAWTAECNGGKPYDLAFLMDTPSFERVGANGAECIKSAKKTINIDHHISNPLNLCTLNLVEPEASSASEVLYVNLDKAKISRDTASSLYLGIVHDTGAFKYSCTGKRTMQVVGDLIEAGVDFAKIVNETYYTRTYKQTHITGYAMQQCKLGLGGKVVYSYITPEDMERFGVTPVELSTVIDTIREVGGTEVALLLYPVNGKYKISLRSNYFVDVNAIAKEFGGGGHTRAAGGDTSDAPEVAIEKILKLIEKQL is encoded by the coding sequence ATGAGAATTGATGAATTTTTAAGTGAAGCGAAGACGGTGGCCATTTTCGGGCACGTGCGCCCGGACGGCGATTGCGTGGGTTCTACCACAGGCATTTACAACTACATCAAGGACAACTACCCCACCATTCAGGCAGACTTGTTTCTTGAAAACTTTCCCGACAGCTACAAGATTCTGCGTGGGGCAAACGACGCCCGCTCTGCCTGGACTGCCGAATGCAACGGCGGCAAGCCCTACGACCTTGCCTTCTTGATGGATACGCCGAGTTTTGAACGCGTGGGCGCGAACGGCGCCGAATGCATCAAGTCAGCCAAGAAAACCATCAACATCGACCACCATATTAGCAACCCGCTGAACCTTTGCACCCTGAACCTGGTAGAGCCCGAAGCAAGCTCCGCCAGCGAGGTTCTATACGTAAACCTCGACAAGGCTAAAATCAGCCGCGACACAGCCAGTTCCCTGTACCTGGGAATCGTGCACGACACCGGTGCCTTCAAGTACAGTTGCACCGGCAAGCGCACCATGCAGGTGGTGGGTGACTTGATTGAAGCTGGCGTCGACTTCGCAAAAATCGTGAACGAGACTTACTACACCCGCACCTACAAGCAGACGCACATTACGGGCTATGCCATGCAGCAGTGCAAGCTTGGTTTAGGCGGCAAGGTCGTCTACAGCTACATTACGCCCGAAGACATGGAACGTTTCGGTGTCACGCCCGTGGAACTTTCCACCGTCATTGACACCATCCGCGAAGTCGGCGGCACCGAAGTGGCCTTGCTTTTGTACCCCGTAAACGGGAAGTACAAAATCAGCCTCCGCAGCAACTACTTTGTAGACGTAAACGCTATCGCAAAAGAATTCGGCGGAGGCGGCCACACCCGAGCCGCCGGCGGCGACACAAGCGATGCGCCTGAAGTCGCGATTGAAAAAATCCTGAAGCTGATTGAAAAACAGCTTTAA
- a CDS encoding LysE family translocator: protein MLEFFIAALVVGIAPGPDNLFVLAQSAAHGARAGFCVILGLCTGIMVQTGLLVAGVSALVAASPKAFFVMQCLGAAYLLYLAYRSFQVRAGNVAIDDENHKPSDVGHPSARKLYLRGIIMNLSNPKVILFMLSFIPPAVRLDRPIHPSLQTAIFGAEFIVATMIVFGSVALLAGAVKKFLLNSPKANRNLNWFSGCVFVLLAVALFLV, encoded by the coding sequence ATGCTTGAATTTTTCATCGCAGCGCTTGTCGTGGGGATTGCCCCCGGGCCAGATAATTTATTCGTACTTGCCCAAAGTGCTGCCCACGGCGCCCGAGCCGGTTTTTGCGTGATTTTGGGGCTTTGCACGGGAATCATGGTGCAGACGGGGCTGCTGGTCGCGGGGGTTTCGGCGCTTGTTGCCGCAAGTCCGAAGGCGTTCTTTGTGATGCAATGTCTCGGCGCGGCGTACCTGCTGTATTTGGCGTACCGGAGTTTTCAAGTTCGCGCCGGAAACGTGGCTATAGATGATGAAAATCATAAGCCCAGCGATGTCGGCCATCCTTCTGCCCGCAAGCTTTACCTTCGCGGCATCATCATGAACCTTTCGAATCCGAAGGTGATTCTGTTCATGCTTTCGTTTATACCACCGGCCGTGCGCCTGGACCGCCCGATTCACCCGAGCTTGCAGACCGCTATCTTTGGCGCAGAATTCATTGTGGCGACCATGATCGTGTTCGGTTCGGTTGCCCTGTTGGCTGGCGCCGTCAAGAAGTTCCTGCTGAATAGCCCGAAGGCGAACCGCAACCTCAACTGGTTCAGCGGCTGTGTGTTCGTGCTCTTGGCTGTGGCGCTGTTCTTGGTTTAA
- the mraY gene encoding phospho-N-acetylmuramoyl-pentapeptide-transferase has product MLCQWLYHLTSIDLFDGRLFRAGTAAMLSIILVMCLMPVYIRKLQSLDATSDFDKDGKSKSPPIMGGLLLVIVVEIVSLLVCKMNGYTISTLIVLAAFSAVGAIDDIAKVKAKRLIKLGKLKAADYMDKADGISSSLRLFLYFLFSLVVAIFCYKFIPELKGDLTIPFCPIDVFQIHLPNWIFVGFMTFVIAASANGTNFTDGLDSLVSVPILSSMIFVGLVAYVSGNFIFSQYLSVPYLPGCDELFPLAMSIAGALLAYLWFNSPPAEIYMGDAGSVGFGAAIGIMFILVQAGLFLPIVCIIIIAEACSVLLQISWFKFTKKTTGEGKRIFLCAPLHHHYQKKWEGRFPSKPLMNSKIVWRMHLISIFALIVSMVIFFGIR; this is encoded by the coding sequence ATGCTTTGTCAGTGGCTTTATCATTTAACCAGTATTGATCTTTTCGACGGCCGTCTGTTCCGCGCAGGTACCGCCGCCATGCTCTCTATCATCTTAGTCATGTGCCTTATGCCGGTCTATATTCGCAAACTCCAGAGCCTCGATGCGACCTCGGACTTCGATAAAGACGGCAAATCCAAGTCTCCCCCTATTATGGGCGGACTTCTTCTGGTGATTGTGGTAGAAATCGTCTCGCTCCTGGTATGCAAGATGAACGGCTATACCATTTCGACCCTGATTGTGCTTGCGGCTTTTTCTGCCGTGGGTGCCATCGACGACATCGCCAAGGTCAAGGCCAAGCGTCTGATCAAGCTCGGCAAGCTTAAGGCCGCCGACTACATGGACAAGGCCGACGGTATTTCGAGCAGCCTTAGACTTTTCCTCTACTTCTTGTTTAGCCTGGTCGTTGCCATTTTCTGCTACAAGTTCATCCCCGAACTCAAGGGCGACCTCACCATCCCCTTCTGCCCCATCGACGTGTTCCAGATTCATTTGCCCAACTGGATTTTCGTAGGCTTCATGACTTTTGTGATTGCAGCCTCTGCCAACGGCACCAACTTTACCGACGGTCTCGACAGCCTTGTTTCTGTACCGATTCTTTCAAGCATGATTTTCGTTGGACTCGTGGCCTACGTGAGCGGCAACTTTATCTTTAGCCAGTACCTGAGTGTTCCGTACCTGCCCGGCTGCGACGAACTATTCCCGCTTGCGATGTCGATTGCAGGCGCACTCCTCGCCTACTTGTGGTTCAACAGCCCTCCAGCCGAAATCTACATGGGCGACGCCGGTTCCGTGGGCTTTGGAGCCGCAATTGGTATTATGTTCATTCTGGTGCAGGCGGGTCTTTTCCTCCCCATCGTTTGCATCATCATCATTGCCGAAGCATGCTCCGTGTTGCTCCAGATTAGCTGGTTCAAGTTCACCAAGAAAACCACCGGCGAAGGCAAGCGCATCTTCCTTTGCGCACCGCTCCACCACCACTACCAAAAGAAGTGGGAAGGCCGTTTCCCGAGCAAGCCGCTCATGAATTCCAAAATCGTGTGGCGCATGCACCTGATTAGCATCTTCGCGCTCATCGTGAGCATGGTGATTTTCTTCGGCATTAGGTAG
- a CDS encoding UDPGP type 1 family protein yields the protein MDIIETLNAAGQQELIAKLESLSGDARKNLERDIATQDWEELKALYTEKSNASLDDNVSGELKPMPFKIATDDLRYDFWKETGEILLGKGQVAAFLVAGGQGSRLGFDGPKGMFDIGLPSHKSLFQLQAERLQNLAAQVGHAIPWCIMTSPLNHEATVNFFTEHNFFGYARENIRFFDQGTICALDPNGKAVVDENNRLALVPDGNGGCFRALAQSGTLAWLIEKGVRYVFLYSVDNALCRICDPAFVGALASEGRSMSASKVVHKAGPNEKVGIFALQNNKPGVVEYSDLPENYRDMTNADGSLTFDGGNIAIHLFKTEGLRKLQTSKLPWHTARKTVCGIEKCWKFEQFLFDAFPQLGTMMPFGVVREEEFSPVKNAEGNDSPKTAREMIGRLHREWLRKAHVEVKPGKLYEVSPTLSYAGEGLSRRVFERELGRNILEFDEE from the coding sequence ATGGACATCATCGAAACTTTGAATGCGGCGGGTCAGCAAGAGCTGATTGCCAAGCTTGAATCTTTGAGCGGGGATGCCCGCAAGAATCTGGAACGCGACATCGCCACCCAGGACTGGGAAGAACTCAAGGCTCTTTACACCGAAAAATCGAACGCCTCGCTCGATGACAACGTTTCGGGCGAATTGAAGCCGATGCCGTTCAAGATTGCAACGGACGACTTGCGTTACGACTTCTGGAAAGAAACCGGCGAAATCTTGTTGGGAAAGGGCCAGGTCGCCGCATTTCTGGTCGCTGGCGGTCAAGGTTCCCGCCTCGGTTTCGATGGTCCGAAGGGCATGTTCGATATCGGACTCCCGAGCCACAAGAGTTTGTTCCAGCTGCAGGCAGAACGCTTGCAGAACTTGGCCGCCCAAGTAGGCCATGCGATTCCGTGGTGCATCATGACGAGCCCGCTGAACCACGAAGCGACTGTCAACTTCTTTACCGAGCACAACTTTTTCGGTTACGCCCGAGAAAACATCCGTTTCTTTGATCAAGGTACGATTTGTGCGCTCGACCCGAACGGAAAGGCCGTCGTTGACGAAAACAACCGTCTGGCCCTTGTGCCCGATGGCAACGGCGGGTGCTTTAGGGCACTCGCCCAGAGCGGTACTCTCGCCTGGTTGATTGAAAAAGGAGTTCGCTACGTATTCCTTTACAGCGTCGACAACGCGCTTTGCCGCATTTGCGATCCGGCTTTTGTCGGAGCCCTTGCAAGCGAAGGCCGCAGCATGTCGGCATCCAAGGTGGTGCACAAGGCCGGCCCGAACGAAAAAGTGGGCATTTTCGCCTTGCAGAACAACAAGCCTGGCGTGGTCGAATACAGCGACTTGCCCGAAAACTACCGCGACATGACGAATGCCGACGGAAGCCTGACCTTTGACGGCGGAAACATCGCCATTCACTTGTTCAAAACCGAGGGACTCCGCAAGCTGCAGACGAGCAAGCTCCCGTGGCACACGGCCCGCAAGACCGTTTGCGGTATCGAAAAGTGCTGGAAGTTCGAACAGTTCCTGTTCGATGCATTCCCGCAGCTGGGCACGATGATGCCGTTTGGCGTGGTGCGCGAAGAAGAATTCAGCCCGGTGAAAAATGCCGAAGGAAACGACAGCCCGAAAACCGCCCGCGAAATGATCGGCAGACTCCACCGCGAATGGCTGCGCAAGGCTCATGTCGAAGTGAAGCCAGGCAAGCTTTACGAAGTGTCGCCCACGCTGAGCTACGCCGGCGAAGGACTTAGCCGCCGCGTGTTCGAACGTGAACTCGGAAGAAATATTCTGGAATTTGACGAAGAGTAA